The following coding sequences are from one Oncorhynchus clarkii lewisi isolate Uvic-CL-2024 chromosome 20, UVic_Ocla_1.0, whole genome shotgun sequence window:
- the LOC139376110 gene encoding serine/threonine-protein kinase 17A-like: MIPPPSPGLTDTRCRSQTETNRGATALLLDNIKTPIRTESFKELYNVIPGKELGRGKFAIVKMCMEKSTGTEYAAKFLKKRRKGQDCRVEVLHEIAVLELTNTSHRIINLHQVYETLTEMVLVLEYAAGGEIFNQCVAERDEAFTQEEVKWLMRQILEGVAFLHRNNIVHLDLKPQNILLTSASPLGDIKIVDFGLSRRLCQNQELREIMGTPEYVAPEILNYEPISTATDMWSIGVLAYMMLTGTSPFLGEDKQETFLNISQINIDYTENELQDLSAIHFIQSLLIKEPKSRATAEECLRHHWLQEQAQKKTEENITSEICQREHAKPVPPSSLSSEEEGPVVEELMVVAAYTIGPCRPTVPNPETLFPDAKAVSKRFTFEEPRCSLQKTIF, encoded by the exons ATGATTCCACCACCCAGTCCAGGGCTCACCGACACAAGATGCCGCAGTCAGACCGAGACGAACCGGGGAGCCACTGCGCTTCTTCTGGACAACATCAAAACCCCAATCAGGACCGAGTCATTTAAGGAACTATACAACGTTATACCTGGCAAAGAGCTAGGCAG GGGAAAGTTTGCCATAGTGAAAATGTGCATGGAGAAGAGCACAGGGACAGAGTATGCAGCCAAGTTCCTGAAGAAGCGAAGGAAGGGTCAGGACTGCAGAGTGGAGGTGCTCCATGAGATCGCTGTGCTGGAGCTCACCAACACTAGCCACAGAATTATCAACCTGCACCAAGTCTACGAGACCCTGACAGAGATGGTCCTGGTGCTCGAGTA TGCGGCGGGAGGGGAGATCTTTAACCAGTGTGTTGCCGAGAGAGACGAGGCCTTCACCCAGGAGGAGGTCAAATGGTTAATGAGACAGATCCTGGAGGGTGTGGCCTTCCTACACAGGAACAACATTGTCCACCTGGACCTCAAG CCTCAGAATATCCTGCTGACCAGTGCCAGTCCTCTGGGGGATATAAAGATAGTGGACTTTGGCCTTTCCAGAAGGCTGTGTCAGAACCAGGAGCTCAGGGAGATCATGGGCACACCAGAGTATGTCG CCCCAGAGATTCTAAATTATGAACCAATCAGCACAGCAACTGACATGTG GAGCATAGGGGTGTTGGCCTACATGATGTTGACGGGGACTTCACCATTTCTTGGAGAAGACAAGCAGGAGACTTTCCTCAACATCTCCCAGATCAACATTGACTACACAGAGAATGAACTCCAGGACCTCTCAGCCATCCACTTCATCCAGTCACTCCTCATCAAAGAGCCCAA GTCTCGTGCCACTGCTGAAGAGTGCCTGAGGCATCATTGGCTCCAGGAGCAAGCCCAGAAGAAGACTGAAGAGAATATCACCAGTGAGATCTGCCAACGGGAACACGCCAAGCCTGTCCCCCCTTCCTCATtatcctcagaggaggaaggtcCTGTGGTAGAGGAGCTGATGGTAGTAGCAGCCTACACCATAGGTCCGTGCCGGCCAACGGTGCCCAACCCAGAGACTCTGTTTCCGGATGCGAAGGCTGTCTCTAAGCGGTTCACGTTCGAGGAGCCACGCTGCTCCCTACAGAAGACCATCTTCTGA